The DNA window GTAAAGCCCATGGACAGGTCGGTTTTGAGTGTGTCCAGCGGTGTCGCCATGGTGACGCCGTCTATGCCAAGCCTGAAGGCCTCGGCACCCTGGCTGCTGAAAATGGTCACCAGCGCCGTCCAGGGATCGGCCGATTGCGCCGCTAGGGTCGCCGGGGCTGCCCAGGTGGTCATCAGCACGGGAAAGGACACCAGCAACAGCACGTAGGCCGCCATGGCAGGATTGAACAGGTTATGGCCAAGACCACCATAGAGTTGTTTGACTATCACTATGGCAAACACTGTGCCTATGACCACCACGAACCAGGGGGCCAGCGGCGGCAGCGCCAGTCCCAGCAGCAAGGCGGTAAGCATGGCGCTTTGATCGCCAAGGGCCGCCTTGACGCTGCGCCCGCGCAGTTTCATGACCGCCGCTTCAGAAGCGAGGGCCACGACAATCGCCAGGATCACCTGGATAAGGGTTCCCCAGCCGAAGTAAACGCATTGGGCCACCAGGCCTGGCAGGGCACAAAGCAGCACCCTTTGCATCATGGTGGAAGTTTGCAGCATCTTGCCTATGTGGGGCGAGGACGCAAGTTTAAACGCCATCAATTAATCCTCTTGCTGTCTGGCGGCTTTGTTGGCCTTGGCTTTCGCGACCGCAGCTGCAATCCGTTGTTTCTTTTGCTCTTCAGCCGACAATGCCTGGCCGGCCTGTGGCTGCGCTATAGCTGACTGAACCTCTTGAACGGCTTTCGGCTCGCCGGGGCTTTCCGGGCTTTCGGAAGATGCTGCCGCCTTTTTGGCTTTTGCCTTGGCGATTGCCGCGGCGACGCGGGCCGCTTTGGCGTCTGCAGCCGACTCGGGTGTATCGGCCTTGGGTTCGGCACTTGCCTCTTTATTTGGCTCAGAGCTTGTCTCTTTACTTGGCTCAGGGCTTGTCTCTTTATTTGGCTCAGAGCTTATCTGGGCATCTACCTGGGCCGCTTGCGGCTTTTCACCAGCATCGGCGGCGGCCTTTTTGGCCTTGGCTTTTGCTATTGCTGCAGCGACCCGGGCGGCTTTGGCATCCGCACCCTGGTTGTCGGCTTCGGCAGCGGCTTCGGCTGCGGTCTGCGCAGGAGCCCGTTCCTGAACGGCATCCGATTCGGATGACCCGGCCGCCTGGGCGGCTTTTTTCGCCTTGGCGCGGGCAACGGCCGCGGCAACCTTTGACTTGGTGTCGTCAACCGCCTCTGACGGTGCAGGGGCTTCGTTCTGCACAGGCGCTTCGTTGCCGAGCCCTGCCTGGGCGGCTTTCTTGGCCTTGGCGCGGGCTATGGCCTCCGCAACCTTGGCCTTGGTGTCATCACCCGTTTCCGACGGTGCAGCGGCGTCGTTCTGTTCTGGGGTTTTGTTGCCCTGTTCTGCCTGGGCGGCTTTCTTGGCCTTGGCGCGGGCTATGGCTTCTGCAACCTTGGCCTTGGGATCTGCCACAGTGTTGGTGTCGGTTACGGCCTTGGATTGGTCTTCGGTCGCCTGGGCAGCCTTTTTGGCCTGGATCCGCGCCAGGGCCTCGGCCACGGCGTCTTTTTCCTGGCCCGTCATGGCGGCCTGACGTTTTTCCGCTGCTTCGCGGGCCTTGGCTTCGCGGGCTTGTTTTTCTTCCTCAAGCCGCTGCAATCTGGCTTCGAACCTGACCTTGGCCCGCTCTGCCTGACGTTTCTCTTCCGCATCCTGGCGCAGGGCGGCCTTGGCTACCCGGTAATATTCCACCAACGGGATATCGCTGGGGCAGACATAGCTGCAACAGCCGCACTCTATGCAGTCACGCAGGTTGAAGCTTTCGGCCTTGTCATATTCGCCGGCCTTGGCGTGCCAGAACAGCTGCTGCGGCAGCAGCAGCGCGGGACAGGCTTGGGCGCATTCGCCGCAGCGGATACAGGCTTTTTCGTCCAAATCCGGCCCCAGCTCATCGGTCGTGGGCACCAGGATACAGTTGCTGCCCTTGAGCAGCGGCACATCCAATTGCGGCAGGGTATAGCCCATCATGGGGCCGCCCTGGATAACGCTTTGTACCTGAGAGGCCTTGAATTGGCACTGGTGTAACAGATCGCTTATCTGGATGCCGATGGGCGCCCAGTAGTTACCCGGGCGGCCAACTCCTTGTCCGGTGACGGTTACGACGCGCTCAATCAGGGGTTTGCCCTGAATAACGGCCTCGGCCACCGCATAGGCGGTGCCGACGTTGTGCACCACTATACCCAGCTGGGCCGGGATCCCGCCCGAGGGCACTTCCTGACCGGTAAGGATCTGAATAAGTTGTTTTTCACCACCTGAGGGATACTTGGTGGGGATAACAGTCACCCTGGCGCGTCCCGGGCTGAGCTTGCTGCGCTTGAGCGCCTGCTCCATGGCTTCGGCTGCCTCGGGTTTGTTGTCTTCAATGGCAATAACAATGCGTTCAGGTTGCAGCAAGCGCTCCATGATGCGGATACCATCGAAGATGCCATCGGCATATTCGCGCATTAACCTGTCGTCGGCGGTGATATAGGGCTCGCATTCAACACCGTTGATGATCAGCAGCTGAATTTCGCTGACGGGGTTGAGTTTGATATGACTGGGAAAGGCTGCGCCGCCCATACCGGCGATACCGGCGTCGCGGATCTTGCCGAGCAGGGTCTTGGTGTCGGCCGCTTCCGGATCGGCAGACTGCAACTCAACCCACTCGTCGGCACCGTCAGAGGTCAGCTCAAGTGTCAGCACCGGCAGGGCCGATGCATGGTTGCTGGGCCGCTGGCCTATGGCCGTCACTGTACCGGAAACGGGCGCGTGCACCGGCAGATAGTGGATACCAGAGCCTGTGGTCAGGCATTGCCCTTTGCGGACCCTGTCGCCAACCGACACCATCAGGGTGGCATTGTCGCCAACCTGGGGCAGTGCCAGCAGCAGAGGTTGTACGGCGCTGACTTTGGCAATGGGGCTGCCGTTGGAGAGGGTCTTGAGTTCCGGAGGATGAATGCCCCCGGCTGAGCGCCACAGTACACCTTTATCCAGTTGCTCAATCAGACTCAGCACGCTTTTTCCTCTTCAACCAGGGTGACAGGGATGGCATTGAGGCGCCAATCCCAGTTTTTGATGCTGGGGGCGACAGGGATCATATCGATGCAATCCACGGGGCAGGGTTCAACGCACAGATCGCAACCCGTGCAATCGGCCGCGATAACTGTGTGCATCAATTTGCCGGCACCCACTATGGCGTCAACGGGACAGGCCTGGATGCATTTGGTGCAGCCGATGCATTCTTCCTCGCGGATAAAGGCGACCTTTTTGACCTGATTGTCTATGGCGGCATCCAAAGGCTCGGGCTCGACACCCATCAATTCGGCCAACTTTTCCATGGTGGCGGTGCCGCCGGGGGGACACTTGTTGATCTTGTCGCCATTGGCTATGGCTTCGGCATAGGGACGGCAGCCGGGATAGCCGCACTGACCGCATTGGGTTTGCGGTAACAGGGCTTCCACCTGGTCGACTATGGGATTACCTTCCACCTTGAAGCGCACCGCGGCGTAGCCGAGGATCAGACCAAACACCAATGCCAGCAGGCTAAGAAGAACAACGGCAATAACAATCGCTGACATATTACTTAACCAGTCCGGTGAAACCCATGAAGGCCAAGGACATGAGTCCGGCGGTGATCATGGCGATGGCACCACCGCGAAAGGGCTGTGGCACATCGGCAGCAGCAAGACGTTCGCGCATGGCAGAAAACAGAATCAACACCAGGGAAAAGCCCAGGGCCGCGCCGAATCCGTAAATGGCGGATTCGATGAAGTTATGTTTTTCGTTGATATTGAGCAGGGCCACACCAAGTACGGCGCAATTGGTGGTGATAAGTGGCAGGTAGATACCCAATGCCCGGTGCAGATTGTCACTGGTTTTTTGCACCAGCATCTCGGTAAATTGCACCACTACGGCGATCACCAGAATAAAGCTCATGGTGCGCAGATAGCCCAGCTCAAAGGGGAGCAGCAGGTATTGGTTGACCAGATAGCTGAGTATGGATGCCAGCGTCAGCACAAAGGTGGTCGCCATGGACATGCCAATGGCGGACTCAAGCTTGGACGATACCCCCATAAAGGGGCACAGGCCGAGAAATTTTACCAGGACGAAGTTATTGACCAGCACTGTGCCGATCAACAACAGGAGATATTCACTCATCTCTAGGTGTGGACAGTCAAAAGGTGACCGGTATTATCGGCTTTTTGAGTATCATTAACAACATATAGAAAGCAGGGTTTCCCCTCTTCGGGCTAAATTGCCATCAGTTGAGTTCTTCACTACCCAAGGCTTGGGGTTGGGCTATGTAGTAGCCCTGCAAGCCATCGATGAGCAAACTTTCAAGGGCGAGTTTTTCCACCTGCTGTTCAACGCCGGTGGCGACCACCCTTATCCCCAGGCGCCTGGCGACATCGACCATCATACGCACCAGGAACTTGTTGTTGGCATCCTGATCGATAGCCTCGCTGTAACTGCCATCCAGCTTGATATAGTCGGGCCTGACTTCGCGGAAGAATTTGAAGGAGGTGAAGCCCATGCCGAAGCGCTCTATGGATACCCGGGTGCCGACGCTGTGCATTTCCCGCACAAATTTATGGGAGGCCTGAATATTGGCCTGCATCCCGGCCTCGTTGAGTTCCAGCACCAGACGGGCAGACAATTGCCTGTCCCGCTGCAACTTGTCCTTGAGCCAGCTGACAAAACTTTCCTGCAACACCGATGAGGTGCTGATATTGATGCCATAGTTGCCGCGCAGGTTGGGGTTTTCCTGCAGCTGCTTGATGACGGTATTGACCACCAGCTTGTCGAGTTCCATTGCCATACCGTGGCGCTCGGCCATGGCTATCACAGTGGAGGTGGGCATAAATTTGCCTTCACTGTTAAAGAATCGGGCGAACAGTTCCCGGTAGACTTCAACCTCGGAACGACAGGGCAGGATCGGCTGCTGCATGAAACGCACTGCCCGGCGGTTAATAATATCGTCTATGGCGGTGCGCCATCTGTTATCACCCAACTCCACTTCTTCGCTGAGCTTCTCAAGCAACTGCACGCTGTTTGGTCCCAGGGTCTGGGCTATGCTGACCGCGGCATCGGCCAATGCCATTAACTGTATGGGATCGCAACCGGCCTGGAAGGGCACCATACCCGTGTAGGCGATGGAGTCTACTTTGATATGTTGCAGATATTCATCGAGCAGGGCTTTGAATGGTTCGTGGAACTTGTCTGCTTCGCCTGCCACCAGACCGGGTAAAAATATCGCAAAATCAGCGCTGCTGATGCGATAAAATTCGGCATCGGGTAACTTGCCGGCGGCTTTTCGTGCGCAGGCGGCAATTTTGGCCAAATAATCATCACCGGCGCTGCGGCCCAATAACTGATTGATATTGGCCAGTTCTGTGGCCTGCACCATGGCCAGCATACCAAAGAAGGTCTTATCGGATTTACTGATTTCATCCAGCTTGCGGGTGAAGCTGTGACGGGTATTGAAGCCGGTCACTGCATCCTGAAAGGCCACTTTGGAGAGCTTTTCGTTTTCCAGTGTCAGGGCATCAACTTTGCGCTTCAGCAGCGTGCGCCCGTCTTCCAGGGCGTCACCAAGTGGCTTGAGTTCACCACTGAGCCGGGATGTGGCCAGGGCACTGAAATTAAACTGCATCAGATTGCGCAGATAGTCGGCGGCGTAATTAATGCGACTTTTCAAGCGCCACATGGCGATGGCAAATGCTATGGCGGTAACCAGATACAGGGCCAGCATCAAGATTGCCGTTTGCATATAATGTTGCGATGCTGCGATGACCTGGGCCCCGGTATCGAGCTTGACCTGCAATCGACCGTTGGTGAGTTCGCGGTTATCGCTCAATTCCAGCCTGAACAGGTGTTGGTTGTCGATGGCCTCGGCTTGCAGCTGGCCACGGGTGAAATTTTTGCTGCCATCAACCGCGTCGGTATATTGAAAAAAATGCAGGGGAAATTTTGTGTTGATGGTACTGTGCAGGCTCTTGCCATCATCGGACCAAGCCTGCCACTGGGAAACGGCTTGCTTATATTGGCTCAGTAGTCTTTGTCCTTGTTCCTGCAGCGCATTGTTGCCTTGGAAATAGCTGGCACCCAGGCCAGCTAACAAGAGTAGTAGAAGAAAGGCTTGAAAGGATTTGGATACACCCATAACTTGTTCCGTCGCTTAGCGTTTTAGTTATTCTAGCCGTCAACTGAATTAAATCCGATAGATTGTAACGGCAATATGCTAAAAACAAAATCTAAATCAATAGGATTTGACGGGGGAAGGGCAGTTTGGCTCCCCTGACTGGACTTGAACCAGTGACATACGGATTAACAGTCCGCCGTTCTACCGACTGAACTACAGGGGAACAATATAGATGCTTGCTGAAGTGGCTCCCCTGACTGGACTTGAACCAGTGACATACGGATTAACAGTCCGCCGTTCTACCGACTGAACTACAGGGGAACAATGTAACGCTTACTGAAGTGGCTCCCCTGACTGGACTTGAACCAGTGACATACGGATTAACAGTCCGCCGTTCTACCGACTGAACTACAGGGGAACAATATAACGCTTACTGAAGTGGCTCCCCTGACTGGACTTGAACCAGTGACATACGGATTAACAGTCCGCCGTTCTACCGACTGAACTACAGGGGAACAATTCTGTTTACTTCAGAGTTTGGTTTGACCCAAACCGTCTCAATGAGTTGGCTCCCCTGACTGGACTTGAACCAGTGACATACGGATTAACAGTCCGCCGTTCTACCGACTGAACTACAGGGGAATCGTTGTTTCAACCACTCGCTGAGAACGGTGCGCATAGTAAAACGCGCCGTCGGATGAGTCAACTCGCGCATTCAAAAAAAGTGTAATTGGACTGTTAAGTGCTCATCTAATGTTCACCATGGCGGCAAATCAGCCATAACGGTGGAGATTTAAGCGGGAAAACACTGAATTAATTACGATTTAGACTGTGCGTTTGCTTGTTTTACTGCTGTTCACTTCTGCGACTGTGCCGAATGTGAGGTCAGCAGTGACAAATGTAGGAAAATTTCAGCAGCAAAAAAGCAAGCGGTTACAGCAGCCGGATTCAGCAAACCCAGATGGCGCAAGGGCTTTGGCTAGTTTTCCACAAAAACTGTGGATAACCCTGTGGGTTAGACACGATAATCGGCGTCAAACCCTTGTGCATACTGGAGTGGACTTAGATTTTCAAAAATTGCCGATAAAATAAAATTATCAATAGAATCAATGTCAAGTGAAATTGTTGTGACAGTCGACAATTCAGCTTTTGCTGTTGCAGAATTGTAACCCGTATGAAACCACATCTTGTGTATGAATTTGTGCGTCAGGGTGGGATTTCACTTGCGTTTTCGCTCAAAGCCAGGTTTGAACCGGCATGACAGTGAATTTCAATCGGATATCAGACTTTCAGCATCTCCTTGCACTGGGATAGAATGTGCTGCTGGGTAGATAAAGGAAGAAAAACTGTGTCCGAGACCGTATTTGAGTTAAACAGCCAGTATCAGCCTGCGGGCGATCAGCCCACCGCCATTGCCAAATTGGTGGACGGCCTGGAGGCCGGGCTCGCCAGCCAAACCTTGCTGGGTGTAACAGGTTCCGGCAAAACCTTCACCGTGGCCAATGTGATTGCCACCCTGGGACGTCCCACTATTATCATGGCGCCCAACAAGACCCTGGCGGCTCAGCTCTACGGCGAAATGAAGGAGTTTTTCCCCAATAATGCCGTCGAATACTTCGTGTCCTATTACGACTATTATCAACCCGAAGCCTATGTACCTGCGTCCAATACCTTTATCGAGAAGGATGCCTCGGTCAATGCCCATATAGAACAGATGCGCCTCTCTGCGACCAAGGCACTGCTGGAACGCAAAGATGTGGTGCTGGTCGCCTCGGTGTCGGCCATTTACGGTTTGGGCGATCCCGACTCCTATATGAAAATGCTGCTGCATTTGCGCCAGGGCGATCATATGGGCCAGCGCGACATTTTACGCCGCCTGAGTGAACTGCAGTACAAGCGCAACGACATGGAATTGCAGCGCGGTACCTTCAGGGTGCGTGGTGAAGTGATCGACATCTTCCCGGCGGACTCGGAGCGCGATGCCATCCGGGTCGAACTGTTTGACGATGAAATTGAGCGGTTGAGTGAATTTGACCCGCTCACGGGACAGATCATCAAACGCATTGCCCGCACCACAGTGTACCCCAAGACCCATTATGTGACCCCGAGGGAGAAAATCCTCGATGCCATTGAGCTTATCAAGCAGGAATTGCGCGAGCGGAAGCAACAGTTGCTCGATGCCAACAAACTGATTGAGGCCCAGCGCATTGGCGAGCGAGTGCAGTACGATCTGGAGATGATGACCGAGCTTGGCTACTGCTCCGGCATTGAAAACTATTCCCGCTACCTGTCGGGCCGCAATGAAGGGGAAGGTCCGCCAACACTGCTGGATTACCTGCCGGCGGATGGCTTGCTGATCATAGATGAATCCCATGTCACAGTGCCCCAGATAGGCGCCATGTACAAGGGCGATCGCTCCCGTAAAACCACCCTGGTGGAATACGGCTTTCGCCTGCCATCGGCCCTGGATAACCGGCCGCTGAAATTCGAAGAGTTTGAGGCCTTGATGCCGCAAACCATTTATGTGTCTGCGACCCCGGGCCATTACGAACTTGAAAAGAGTGACGGTGAAATTGCCGAGCAGGTCGTCAGACCGACGGGCTTGCTGGATCCCGAACTGGAAGTCAGGCCCGTGGCCATACAGGTGGACGATCTCCTCTCAGAAGCCCGCAAGCGCATCGCGGTCAATGAGCGGGTGCTGGTAACCACCTTGACCAAGCGCATGGCCGAAGATCTGACCGAATATCTGGACGAACACGGCATAAAGGTGCGTTATCTGCACTCGGATATAGAAACGGTGGAGCGGGTCGAGATCATTCGCGATCTGCGTCTGGGGGTCTTTGATGTCTTGGTGGGGATCAACCTGCTGAGGGAAGGGCTGGATATGCCCGAGGTATCACTGGTGTGTATTCTGGATGCGGACAAGGAAGGCTTTTTGCGCTCCGAGCGCTCCCTTATTCAGACCATAGGCCGGGCCGCCCGTAACGTGAACGGCAAGGTGATCCTCTATGCCGACAGGGTGACGGATTCCATGGCCAGAGCCATGGGTGAAACCGAACGCCGGCGTGAGAAGCAGCGCTTGTTTAACCTGGAGCACGGCATAATCCCCAAAGGGGTGGTCAAGAAGATCACCGATGTGATGGATATAGGTGAACGAGAGGCACCGACCCGGGAGTATTCCAAGGTTGCTGAGCCAAAAGGCAAGTATCAGGGGCTTGATCCCCATGTGCTGGCACAGCAAATTGACGAGCTGGAAAAGCGTATGCTGCAGCATGCCCGGGATCTGGAATTTGAACAGGCCGCGGCGCTCAGGGACGAAGCACACAGGCTGAGGGAAACCTTGCTCAAGATATAAACAAAAAACGCGCCCCGGCGCGTTTTTTTATTTGGCTAGGACTGTCCCTGAGATCAGTGGCCGGCGCCTATCTGCTCCTTGCCCGGTTTGAGTTGTGTTGCTGCCACAAGCCACAGGAGCCCCAAAGCTATGCCGGATACCAGACCCACCAAATGGGATTCGGTGGCGACCCTGGCGCCGATAAGCTCGGTCACTCCGTCGCTGGCGCCCATGGTGTTTTCCCAGCTGACCTTGAGTATGACGC is part of the Shewanella cyperi genome and encodes:
- the rsxA gene encoding electron transport complex subunit RsxA, translated to MSEYLLLLIGTVLVNNFVLVKFLGLCPFMGVSSKLESAIGMSMATTFVLTLASILSYLVNQYLLLPFELGYLRTMSFILVIAVVVQFTEMLVQKTSDNLHRALGIYLPLITTNCAVLGVALLNINEKHNFIESAIYGFGAALGFSLVLILFSAMRERLAAADVPQPFRGGAIAMITAGLMSLAFMGFTGLVK
- a CDS encoding EAL domain-containing protein, which codes for MGVSKSFQAFLLLLLLAGLGASYFQGNNALQEQGQRLLSQYKQAVSQWQAWSDDGKSLHSTINTKFPLHFFQYTDAVDGSKNFTRGQLQAEAIDNQHLFRLELSDNRELTNGRLQVKLDTGAQVIAASQHYMQTAILMLALYLVTAIAFAIAMWRLKSRINYAADYLRNLMQFNFSALATSRLSGELKPLGDALEDGRTLLKRKVDALTLENEKLSKVAFQDAVTGFNTRHSFTRKLDEISKSDKTFFGMLAMVQATELANINQLLGRSAGDDYLAKIAACARKAAGKLPDAEFYRISSADFAIFLPGLVAGEADKFHEPFKALLDEYLQHIKVDSIAYTGMVPFQAGCDPIQLMALADAAVSIAQTLGPNSVQLLEKLSEEVELGDNRWRTAIDDIINRRAVRFMQQPILPCRSEVEVYRELFARFFNSEGKFMPTSTVIAMAERHGMAMELDKLVVNTVIKQLQENPNLRGNYGINISTSSVLQESFVSWLKDKLQRDRQLSARLVLELNEAGMQANIQASHKFVREMHSVGTRVSIERFGMGFTSFKFFREVRPDYIKLDGSYSEAIDQDANNKFLVRMMVDVARRLGIRVVATGVEQQVEKLALESLLIDGLQGYYIAQPQALGSEELN
- the rsxC gene encoding electron transport complex subunit RsxC, giving the protein MLSLIEQLDKGVLWRSAGGIHPPELKTLSNGSPIAKVSAVQPLLLALPQVGDNATLMVSVGDRVRKGQCLTTGSGIHYLPVHAPVSGTVTAIGQRPSNHASALPVLTLELTSDGADEWVELQSADPEAADTKTLLGKIRDAGIAGMGGAAFPSHIKLNPVSEIQLLIINGVECEPYITADDRLMREYADGIFDGIRIMERLLQPERIVIAIEDNKPEAAEAMEQALKRSKLSPGRARVTVIPTKYPSGGEKQLIQILTGQEVPSGGIPAQLGIVVHNVGTAYAVAEAVIQGKPLIERVVTVTGQGVGRPGNYWAPIGIQISDLLHQCQFKASQVQSVIQGGPMMGYTLPQLDVPLLKGSNCILVPTTDELGPDLDEKACIRCGECAQACPALLLPQQLFWHAKAGEYDKAESFNLRDCIECGCCSYVCPSDIPLVEYYRVAKAALRQDAEEKRQAERAKVRFEARLQRLEEEKQAREAKAREAAEKRQAAMTGQEKDAVAEALARIQAKKAAQATEDQSKAVTDTNTVADPKAKVAEAIARAKAKKAAQAEQGNKTPEQNDAAAPSETGDDTKAKVAEAIARAKAKKAAQAGLGNEAPVQNEAPAPSEAVDDTKSKVAAAVARAKAKKAAQAAGSSESDAVQERAPAQTAAEAAAEADNQGADAKAARVAAAIAKAKAKKAAADAGEKPQAAQVDAQISSEPNKETSPEPSKETSSEPNKEASAEPKADTPESAADAKAARVAAAIAKAKAKKAAASSESPESPGEPKAVQEVQSAIAQPQAGQALSAEEQKKQRIAAAVAKAKANKAARQQED
- the rsxB gene encoding electron transport complex subunit RsxB; protein product: MSAIVIAVVLLSLLALVFGLILGYAAVRFKVEGNPIVDQVEALLPQTQCGQCGYPGCRPYAEAIANGDKINKCPPGGTATMEKLAELMGVEPEPLDAAIDNQVKKVAFIREEECIGCTKCIQACPVDAIVGAGKLMHTVIAADCTGCDLCVEPCPVDCIDMIPVAPSIKNWDWRLNAIPVTLVEEEKAC
- the uvrB gene encoding excinuclease ABC subunit UvrB: MSETVFELNSQYQPAGDQPTAIAKLVDGLEAGLASQTLLGVTGSGKTFTVANVIATLGRPTIIMAPNKTLAAQLYGEMKEFFPNNAVEYFVSYYDYYQPEAYVPASNTFIEKDASVNAHIEQMRLSATKALLERKDVVLVASVSAIYGLGDPDSYMKMLLHLRQGDHMGQRDILRRLSELQYKRNDMELQRGTFRVRGEVIDIFPADSERDAIRVELFDDEIERLSEFDPLTGQIIKRIARTTVYPKTHYVTPREKILDAIELIKQELRERKQQLLDANKLIEAQRIGERVQYDLEMMTELGYCSGIENYSRYLSGRNEGEGPPTLLDYLPADGLLIIDESHVTVPQIGAMYKGDRSRKTTLVEYGFRLPSALDNRPLKFEEFEALMPQTIYVSATPGHYELEKSDGEIAEQVVRPTGLLDPELEVRPVAIQVDDLLSEARKRIAVNERVLVTTLTKRMAEDLTEYLDEHGIKVRYLHSDIETVERVEIIRDLRLGVFDVLVGINLLREGLDMPEVSLVCILDADKEGFLRSERSLIQTIGRAARNVNGKVILYADRVTDSMARAMGETERRREKQRLFNLEHGIIPKGVVKKITDVMDIGEREAPTREYSKVAEPKGKYQGLDPHVLAQQIDELEKRMLQHARDLEFEQAAALRDEAHRLRETLLKI
- the rsxD gene encoding electron transport complex subunit RsxD, with amino-acid sequence MAFKLASSPHIGKMLQTSTMMQRVLLCALPGLVAQCVYFGWGTLIQVILAIVVALASEAAVMKLRGRSVKAALGDQSAMLTALLLGLALPPLAPWFVVVIGTVFAIVIVKQLYGGLGHNLFNPAMAAYVLLLVSFPVLMTTWAAPATLAAQSADPWTALVTIFSSQGAEAFRLGIDGVTMATPLDTLKTDLSMGFTTTESLAKPVFSGSTGEGWFWVNLAYLAGGLVLLYLKTIRWHISGGLLGALFICSLFGFAVSPDTHASPALHLFSGATMLAAFFIATDPVTAATSPRGRLIFGALIGILVYLIRTFGGYPDGVAFAVLLANLCAPFIDYYVRPRTYGHRAGI